In one Sphingobacterium daejeonense genomic region, the following are encoded:
- a CDS encoding HmuY family protein → MRKFTKLASIAFISILGFTSCERDNKTDVLPVVPPSDGSKMTLEGGEGGTDAANAVYVDLSTDKQTSVARKSWSLGFYSGSAFRVILNNHMAYSAMVTNQTDIKAVSSTNVDLTKLNYNFQAKDQLQNYDDTAGRIEKSLIAEIKATESENKVYVINPVHPNADKANVWKVKINRGTAQDYVLQYAKLDDTNFKSLTIKKDNKLNFNFISFSEGPVNVEPAKDEWDLVWTKSIYFTAMGGAPIPYFFSDLVFINHLNGVSVSEVVFLGKDNKSNGQPNYEEFDSSKLSGIKFKNNRNAMATSWRNTLSVGVLRDRFYVIKDKAGNIYKLRFLAMGVKDDGGKRGYPEIEYKLVKSN, encoded by the coding sequence ATGAGAAAATTTACCAAACTAGCAAGTATTGCATTCATCAGTATCCTGGGCTTCACATCCTGTGAGCGTGACAACAAGACGGACGTTCTTCCGGTTGTACCGCCATCTGACGGGAGTAAAATGACCTTAGAAGGAGGAGAAGGAGGCACAGATGCTGCAAATGCTGTTTATGTTGACTTAAGTACAGATAAACAAACTTCAGTTGCTAGAAAATCATGGAGTTTAGGATTTTATTCAGGTTCAGCATTTAGGGTTATCTTAAATAATCACATGGCGTATTCTGCTATGGTTACCAATCAAACAGATATCAAGGCTGTAAGCTCAACGAATGTTGATTTAACTAAGTTAAATTATAATTTCCAGGCAAAGGATCAGCTTCAGAACTATGATGATACTGCAGGAAGGATAGAAAAATCATTGATTGCTGAAATAAAAGCTACTGAATCGGAAAATAAAGTTTATGTAATCAATCCAGTACATCCGAATGCTGATAAAGCTAATGTTTGGAAGGTTAAAATAAATAGAGGAACAGCTCAGGATTATGTTTTACAATATGCCAAGCTTGATGATACCAATTTTAAATCCTTAACCATCAAAAAGGACAATAAATTAAACTTCAATTTTATCTCATTTTCAGAAGGACCTGTGAATGTAGAGCCAGCAAAGGATGAATGGGATCTTGTTTGGACCAAAAGCATCTATTTTACGGCTATGGGTGGGGCGCCTATCCCCTATTTTTTCAGTGATTTAGTTTTCATCAATCATCTTAATGGCGTTAGTGTTTCGGAGGTTGTGTTTTTAGGAAAGGACAATAAAAGCAATGGTCAACCTAATTATGAAGAGTTTGATTCCAGCAAATTGAGCGGTATCAAATTTAAGAACAATAGGAATGCAATGGCTACATCATGGAGAAATACCTTGAGTGTTGGCGTATTGAGGGACAGGTTTTATGTCATAAAGGATAAAGCAGGTAATATTTATAAACTTAGATTTTTAGCCATGGGCGTAAAAGATGATGGCGGTAAGAGAGGTTATCCTGAGATCGAGTACAAATTAGTAAAAAGCAATTAA